ACCGGCAGCCCGGCATTTCAGTCCGTGATACGAAGGGTGAGACGAGACCAAGATCATCGGGGGACGCGGTGGAGCAGGCGCCGGACGACTGGACCGACACCGAGCGGGGCCTGTGGGACGCCTTCCGGCACGGCGAGGTGTACGACCTGCGGGCCGGGAGCGGTCCGGTCGAGCTGCTGCTCCCCGCCCCCGCCGGGCGGGCCGTCCGCCCGGCGGGGGCGGACGGCACCGGCCGCGGCCCCGACGACCCGGACGAGGACGGCACCGGCCACGGCCCGGACGACCCGGACGAGGACGGCACCGGTCACGGCCACGGCCCGGACGACCCGTTCAGCGGCGCGCCGTGGGGCCCGGAGCGCACCGTCCGCGCCGAGGTGATCGCCCGGCTGCTGCTGCACGGCCCGGAGGCCGCCCCCGGCAAGGTCACCGCGCTCAAGCTCACCGGCGCCCGGATCACCGGCGAGTTCACCCTGGCCGGCGGCCGGATCGGCTGCTACGTCGAGTTCCAGCTCTGCCGCTTCGAACGCAAACTGCTGCTCTCCGAGGCCACCGCCGGCACCCTGCGGATCGTCTCCTGCGCCCTGCCCCGGCTGGAGGGCTCCCGGCTGGCCACCGAGGGCGACGTGCACCTCGCCCGCTGCGGCATACCCGGCGGCATCCGGCTCACCGACGCCCGGATCGGCACCGACCTGCTGCTCAACCAGTCCGCCGTCGGCCCCGACGCGTACGGGCGGGCGGTCTCCGCCGACGGGCTCACCGTCAACCAGGACTGCGAGGCCGAACGGATCGAGCTGCTCGGCGAGCTGAGCCTGCGCTCGGCCCGGATCGGCGGCCGGCTCTCGCTGCGCGGCAGCTCGCTGCGGGCCGTCGGCCCGGACAACCCGAACGCGCTGAACGCGGCCCGGATCACCGTCGGCCACACCCTGTACCTGTCCGGCTCGGAGGACGCCAACTGGGCCGGCTCGCGCACCGTCTACGGCTCCGGCTACGGGGAGTCCACGGGCACCGCCCAGTACCGGGACACCACC
This is a stretch of genomic DNA from Kitasatospora fiedleri. It encodes these proteins:
- a CDS encoding oxidoreductase; the protein is MEQAPDDWTDTERGLWDAFRHGEVYDLRAGSGPVELLLPAPAGRAVRPAGADGTGRGPDDPDEDGTGHGPDDPDEDGTGHGHGPDDPFSGAPWGPERTVRAEVIARLLLHGPEAAPGKVTALKLTGARITGEFTLAGGRIGCYVEFQLCRFERKLLLSEATAGTLRIVSCALPRLEGSRLATEGDVHLARCGIPGGIRLTDARIGTDLLLNQSAVGPDAYGRAVSADGLTVNQDCEAERIELLGELSLRSARIGGRLSLRGSSLRAVGPDNPNALNAARITVGHTLYLSGSEDANWAGSRTVYGSGYGESTGTAQYRDTTHTPFRARGKIRLSDGRFDNAVLISAAEFHLGPGEELALSRIQTPELRFACDTPPTGPVTLNRARIGNLVDSPDAWPTAHHVSLTGFTYESLRPVGPFPLERRIAWVDSGREFRPEAYEQLAAALRRDGADEDARAVLYAKQRRRRRTLPLPGRIWGHLQDAAVGYGYRPGRAAAWLVLAWALGTAYFAGHEPAPVKADEKVIWNPALYAAGKVLPLIDLGQNGWNPDRTGQWVATALVLTGWVLATTAVAGVTRLLQRG